The following proteins are encoded in a genomic region of Nicotiana sylvestris chromosome 4, ASM39365v2, whole genome shotgun sequence:
- the LOC104222172 gene encoding RING-H2 finger protein ATL51-like has product MALYNRKMLVITKDKMAICLSCSPERCPTECGVGPFLPPPSNSVTNENHHMPFYFIIMLCVLGAIFVFICYMITLKKFKMNTRRSSQDLSGNSEDFLDENHGPILDHPIWYIHTIGLPQSIIESIPVFRFNKKEGLIEVTDCSVCLNEFEEDDSLRLLPKCSHAFHVSCIDTWLVSHTNCPVCRAPIVSDLNAALQMNNVEISSTGVNDFSSSDVNPVESRNSGYDLENQDLREDESREMRLGGENLDVLTNEEGKVIGILEKIHDVLDERGKGLRVFSDLDERCVKVNDELQPTRRSISMDPSVVSLVRFAMSETNVKNGEGCSNSDDQLVERTENSDISAKRGSRNSSLYEAMKSSSFGRSLQKVPICMIKRSFSTSGKCSVSTSEKEVKNQENQCGKSSIGC; this is encoded by the exons atggCTTTGTATAATAGGAAGATGTTAGTTATAACTAAAGATAAAATGGCTATTTGTTTAAGTTGTTCACCAGAAAGATGTCCTACTGAATGTGGTGTTGGTCCATTTTTACCACCCCCTTCTAATTCTGTTACAAATGAAAATCATCATATGccattttattttataattatgcTTTGTGTTCTTGGTGCAATTTTTGTGTTTATTTGTTATATGATTACTCTTAAGAAGTTCAAAATGAATACAAGAAGAAGTTCTCAAGATTTGAGTGGAAATAGTGAAGATTTTCTTGATGAAAATCATGGGCCAATTTTGGATCATCCAATTTGGTATATACATACAATTGGATTACCACAATCGATAATCGAATCGATTCCTGTGTTTAGGTTTAATAAGAAAGAGGGTTTGATTGAAGTCACTGATtgttctgtttgtttgaatgaaTTTGAAGAAGATGATAGTCTTAGGTTGTTGCCTAAATGTAGTCATGCTTTTCATGTTTCTTGTATTGATACTTGGTTGGTTTCACACACGAATTGCCCCGTGTGTCGTGCTCCTATTGTTTCTGATTTAAATGCTGCATTGCAAATGAACAATGTGGAAATTTCCTCTACTGGTGTAAATGATTTTAGTTCAAGTGATGTTAATCCAGTGGAGAGTAGAAATAGTGGTTATGATTTGGAAAATCAAGATTTGAGGGAAGATGAAAGTCGCGAAATGAGGCTAGGAGGTGAAAATCTTGATGTATTGACTAATGAAGAAGGGAAAGTTATCGGAATTTTGGAGAAAATACATGATGTTTTAGATGAAAGGGGAAAAGGGTTGCGAGTATTTAGTGATTTAGATGAGCGTTGCGTGAAAGTAAACGATGAATTGCAACCAACACGGAGGTCtatttcaatggatccatcaGTTGTTTCATTAGTACGTTTTGCTATGAGTGAAACGAACGTGAAAAATGGCGAAGGGTGTTCAAATTCAGATGATCAATTGGTTGAAAGGACGGAAAATTCTGATATATCAGCAAAGAGAGGAagtagaaattcgagcttatatgAAGCGATGAAGAGTTCTTCCTTCGGTCGTTCACTGCAAAAAGTGCCAATTTGTATGATCAAGAGATCATTTTCTACTAGTGGAAAGTGTTCAGTATCCACAAGTGAAAAAGAGGTCAAGAATCAAGAAAATCAAT GCGGAAAAAGCTCCATTGGCTGCTAA